One genomic segment of Helianthus annuus cultivar XRQ/B chromosome 14, HanXRQr2.0-SUNRISE, whole genome shotgun sequence includes these proteins:
- the LOC110907100 gene encoding uncharacterized protein LOC110907100 produces the protein MAIKFVVYCGGKWEVVDGRLEYVVQADSVRRGFETSTTVSYNTFLENLSESTGLQNITRVSYKMSTFNDPIDIVDDSDLTFLSKIAETNPLELFKLYVVQDQVGSSVGSSNFFKCPDLNANVFPGDECNVYNKSGVTDDVNCPVENKSQFYIGYIFRNKQEMKIELGKMCLSESFSYKVDRSSKTRYEVSCIEENCQWNFKAASRESCDVFYVKHFNNNNTCSKTQTYPHMRQANPMVVGSLLVEQFKDSGWIYRSTEIVKDFRIKEKVNLTYMQAWRGKCNALELLQGSSSSSFAELPVYCYNLEKVNPGTVTHIRTDSESRFEMLFVAIDWSFVRNLRPLIIIDAAHLKGEFKGTMFLAVGMDGNNQILPIGYGIGKSEDGESWTWFLSKLKECIGEHPELAIISDRAASIQLAVRLVFPRSFHGLCCRHLMVNLRLP, from the exons ATGGCAATCAAATTTGTTGTTTACTGTGGTGGCAAGTGGGAAGTCGTTGATGGGAGGCTAGAGTACGTGGTCCAAGCAGATTCTGTTAGACGTGGTTTTGAGACTTCTACTACAGTTTCTTATAAtacatttttagaaaatcttaGTGAGTCAACAGGTCTTCAAAACATCACACGTGTATCTTACAAAATGTCAACTTTTAACGATCCCATTGATATAGTTGATGATTCCGATCTTACTTTTTTATCCAAAATTGCGGAAACAAACCCTCTTGAGTTATTTAAATTATATGTGGTGCAAGATCAAGTTGGTTCATCGGTGGGTTCTTCGAATTTTTTTAAGTGTCCTGATCTTAACGCAAATGTTTTTCCTGGAGATGAATGTAACGTATATAATAAATCTGGAGTAACTGATGATGTTAATTGTCCCGTTGAAAATAAAAGCCAGTTTTACATAGGTTATATTTTCCGTAACAAACAGGAAATGAAAATAGAATTAGGAAAAATGTGTCTTTCCGAAAGTTTTTCGTATAAAGTAGACAGATCATCCAAAACTCGTTACGAAGTATCTTGTATTGAAGAGAATTGCCAGTGGAATTTCAAGGCAGCGAGTCGGGAATCTTGTGATGTTTTTTACGTAAAACATTTTAACAACAATAATACATGTTCTAAGACGCAAACATATCCACATATGCGACAAGCAAACCCAATGGTGGTGGGTAGCTTATTAGTAGAACAATTTAAAGATTCTGGATGGATATACCGTTCGACCGAAATTGTAAAGGATTTTAGGATTAAAGAAAAAGTCAATTTAACGTATATGCAAGCATGGCGTGGTAAATGTAACGCATTAGAACTTTTGCAAGGTAGTTCGTCAAGTTCTTTTGCGGAACTTCCCGTCTATTGTTATAACTTGGAGAAGGTTAATCCAGGAACAGTGACACACATACGCACTGATTCTGAAAGTCGTTTTGAAATGTTATTTGTGGCCATAG ATTGGAGCTTTGTCCGTAATTTAAGACCGCTTATCATCATAGATGCTGCCCACTTGAAGGGTGAATTTAAGGGAACAATGTTTTTGGCTGTGGGCATGGACGGAAACAATCAAATTTTGCCTATTGGTTATGGCATTGGTAAATCTGAGGACGGTGAGTCGTGGACGTGGTTCCTTTCGAAACTGAAAGAATGCATCGGCGAACATCCAGAATTGGCAATCATCTCTGACCGGGCAGCTTCTATACAATTAGCCGTACGGTTGGTGTTTCCAAGAAGCTTTCACGGGTTATGTTGTCGTCATTTGATGGTCAACCTTCGATTACCgtaa
- the LOC110907099 gene encoding uncharacterized protein LOC110907099, with protein sequence MSDFQESFDALCAAVPRLRDILIEIGFEKWSRAHCPARRYHYMTSNSAESMNALSNHARKIPITQLIEFFVQSVQKWFYDRRKEGIQGEHFLTPWAQKKIRGKVEGSRSWVVAGISQDSFDVDDGGKRGLVDFSNGTCTCRVWQVSGLPCGHVIAVSRFLGEPDCAHYAMPFYSNEVYKSTYVEHINPVPDKSEWEVPDGLVNLQPPLITKRQAGRPKENKRILSQGEDPTPVYCGRCKTYGHSRASCLAPPKTKTSSRPVPRPEPSTAQVEAGEFQDYVLQHTWPSYNLGDD encoded by the coding sequence ATGTCCGATTTTCAAGAATCATTTGACGCGCTATGTGCTGCTGTTCCAAGATTACGAGACATTCTTATAGAAATTGGGTTTGAGAAATGGTCAAGAGCACATTGTCCAGCGAGAAGATATCATTACATGACATCTAATAGCGCTGAATCTATGAATGCTTTATCAAACCATGCCCGAAAAATTCCAATAACCCAATTGATAGAATTTTTCGTACAGTCTGTCCAAAAATGGTTCTATGATCGCCGGAAAGAGGGAATTCAAGGGGAACACTTTCTTACACCGTGGGCTCAAAAAAAAATTCGAGGCAAAGTGGAAGGTTCTCGTTCGTGGGTGGTTGCTGGAATTTCCCAGGACAGTTTTGATGTTGATGACGGTGGAAAGAGAGGTTTAGTTGACTTCTCAAATGGAACATGCACTTGTCGGGTTTGGCAAGTATCTGGGTTACCTTGCGGGCATGTTATTGCGGTATCTAGATTTTTAGGTGAACCAGATTGTGCTCATTATGCGATGCCATTTTACAGTAATGAAGTTTATAAATCGACGTATGTGGAGCATATAAATCCAGTGCCTGATAAATCAGAGTGGGAAGTACCCGATGGACTGGTGAATCTACAACCACCGCTTATTACAAAACGACAAGCCGGACGTCCGAAAGAAAACAAACGAATCTTATCGCAAGGAGAGGACCCAACTCCCGTATATTGCGGTAGGTGCAAAACGTATGGGCATTCACGGGCGAGCTGTTTAGCACCGCCCAAAACAAAGACTTCTTCTCGCCCCGTCCCTAGGCCGGAACCCAGTACCGCCCAAGTTGAAGCCGGAGAATTTCAGGATTATGTACTTCAACATACATGGCCCTCGTACAACTTGGGTGATGATTAA